A stretch of the Chitiniphilus purpureus genome encodes the following:
- the corA gene encoding magnesium/cobalt transporter CorA encodes MLAAFVLAEGRLRQIPVSTAADLAQPQVVWVDLVDPTDDERELVQGVFRVELPEDEDLEDIEESARCYVDQAGLHINSYFLHQDNEGANNVTVAFHLNRGRLLTMRQEELAVFRLFRLRARVQSGFVDTAEDILLSIYAISVEYDADVLEGIYTALDEVSQSVLKRSDEIDDEKMGETVAHIAQQEDVNGKVRLDLMDTRRALSFLLRSRVLDREQENDLREILRDLESLNNHTGFLFEKINFLMDAVMGLINLAQNKIIKIFSIASVVFLPPTMIASVYGMNFDLMPELQWQGGYPFALALMIASGIAPYWFFKKKGWL; translated from the coding sequence ATGCTCGCTGCTTTTGTCCTCGCCGAAGGCCGGTTGCGCCAGATCCCGGTCAGCACCGCCGCCGACCTGGCGCAGCCGCAGGTGGTCTGGGTGGACCTGGTCGATCCCACCGACGACGAGCGTGAGCTGGTGCAGGGCGTGTTCCGGGTGGAGCTGCCCGAGGACGAGGATCTGGAGGACATCGAGGAATCGGCGCGCTGCTACGTGGACCAGGCGGGGCTGCACATCAACTCGTACTTCCTGCACCAGGACAACGAAGGCGCCAACAACGTCACCGTGGCGTTCCACCTCAATCGCGGGCGGCTCCTGACCATGCGCCAGGAGGAGCTGGCGGTGTTCCGGCTGTTCCGGCTGCGTGCCCGCGTGCAAAGCGGTTTCGTCGATACTGCCGAGGACATCCTCCTGTCGATCTACGCCATCTCGGTCGAATACGACGCCGACGTGCTCGAAGGCATCTACACGGCGCTGGACGAGGTGAGCCAGAGCGTGCTCAAGCGCTCGGACGAGATCGACGACGAGAAGATGGGCGAGACGGTGGCCCATATCGCCCAGCAGGAGGACGTGAACGGCAAGGTGCGGCTCGACCTGATGGATACGCGGCGCGCGCTGTCCTTCCTATTGCGTTCGCGCGTGCTGGATCGCGAGCAGGAAAACGACCTGCGCGAGATCCTGCGCGACCTGGAATCGCTGAACAACCACACCGGCTTCCTGTTCGAGAAGATCAACTTCCTGATGGACGCGGTGATGGGCCTGATCAACCTGGCGCAGAACAAGATCATCAAGATCTTCTCGATCGCCAGCGTGGTGTTCCTGCCGCCGACGATGATCGCCAGCGTGTACGGCATGAACTTCGACCTGATGCCCGAACTGCAGTGGCAGGGCGGCTATCCGTTCGCGCTGGCGCTGATGATCGCCTCGGGCATCGCCCCGTACTGGTTCTTCAAGAAGAAGGGCTGGCTGTAG
- a CDS encoding DMT family transporter, whose product MHLLAALVLVMIWSTTALAIRWSVDGMAYASALFGRFVLAAMFTVALVVLLRQRVPLRRALPAWLIGGVATAISMLCTYWAARHVPSGLLAVLFGLGPLTTALFARLWLQQRLAGHEWIGIVLGLAGTAVIFGERLQLAPGSGPALAVLLAAVSIQSAAAVRLKGAAQGLPALTVNAGALLVCALLSGLWWLAQGAPAPAAATPRALVAVLYLALVGSALAFSLYYWLIRECAPGQVALLSLVSPVCALWLGKVANGEVLSLRMLTGTVLILGGLLLHQRHGWRRLLRR is encoded by the coding sequence ATGCACCTGCTGGCGGCGCTGGTGCTGGTCATGATCTGGTCGACCACGGCGCTGGCCATCCGCTGGAGCGTCGACGGCATGGCCTATGCCAGCGCGCTGTTCGGCCGCTTCGTGCTGGCTGCCATGTTCACCGTCGCGTTGGTTGTCCTCTTGCGCCAGCGGGTGCCGCTGCGCCGCGCCCTGCCGGCCTGGTTGATCGGCGGCGTGGCCACCGCCATCTCGATGCTGTGCACCTACTGGGCTGCGCGCCACGTGCCGTCGGGCCTGCTGGCAGTGCTGTTCGGGCTCGGTCCGCTTACCACTGCGCTGTTCGCCCGACTGTGGTTGCAGCAGCGGCTGGCGGGGCATGAATGGATTGGCATTGTGTTGGGGCTGGCCGGCACTGCGGTCATCTTCGGCGAACGGCTGCAGCTTGCGCCGGGCAGTGGACCGGCATTGGCCGTGCTGCTGGCGGCGGTGTCGATCCAGTCGGCGGCGGCGGTGCGGCTCAAGGGGGCGGCGCAGGGCTTGCCGGCATTGACTGTCAACGCCGGTGCATTGCTGGTGTGCGCACTGCTGAGCGGCCTGTGGTGGCTGGCGCAGGGCGCGCCGGCGCCTGCCGCCGCCACGCCGCGTGCGCTGGTGGCGGTGCTCTATCTGGCGCTGGTGGGTTCGGCCCTGGCGTTCAGCCTCTACTACTGGCTGATCCGCGAATGCGCACCCGGCCAGGTGGCGTTGCTGTCGCTGGTCTCGCCGGTCTGCGCGCTGTGGTTGGGCAAGGTGGCCAACGGTGAGGTGCTCAGCCTGCGCATGCTGACCGGCACCGTGCTGATCCTCGGCGGGCTGTTGCTGCATCAGCGCCACGGCTGGCGCAGGCTGTTGCGTCGCTGA
- the waaA gene encoding lipid IV(A) 3-deoxy-D-manno-octulosonic acid transferase — protein MTARVLYSLFLYLVTPLAMLYLLWRSRRQPAYRHHWHERWARYGAPRRDAPLIWLHAVSVGETRAAVPLVQALRQRYPDHRLLLTAMTPTGRATAQALFGGTVELAYLPYDYPGAVRRFLRHYRPAMGMLLETEVWPNLVAACRSHGVPLFLVNARLSEKSYRGYARLRPLVAPAFGAFAGVLAQHEDDAARLRSLGAREVQVIGNLKFDNLPAPELVARGQAWRAALGGRPVLLLASSRDGEEALLLDALARTALPDALLIVIVPRHPQRFDAVAGLLAARGLTTLRRSGWDGASTPAATVLLGDSMGEMTAWYALADVAIMGGSLLDFGCQNLIEACAVGAPVLLGPSTYNFAEVARAALGVGCAWQGQDADAVAARALQLLRDPAQCAGMREAGLAFAGAHRGATMRVLERLPTP, from the coding sequence ATGACAGCGCGCGTGCTGTATTCGTTGTTCCTCTATCTCGTCACCCCGCTGGCCATGCTGTACCTGTTGTGGCGTTCACGGCGCCAGCCGGCCTATCGGCACCACTGGCACGAGCGTTGGGCCCGCTACGGCGCGCCCCGGCGGGATGCCCCCCTGATCTGGCTACATGCCGTCTCGGTGGGCGAGACACGCGCAGCCGTGCCGCTGGTACAGGCGCTGCGTCAGCGCTACCCGGATCATCGCCTGCTGCTGACGGCGATGACCCCGACCGGGCGCGCGACGGCACAGGCGTTGTTCGGTGGGACGGTGGAGCTTGCCTATCTGCCCTATGACTATCCCGGTGCGGTGCGCCGCTTCCTGCGGCACTACCGCCCGGCCATGGGCATGCTGCTGGAAACCGAGGTCTGGCCGAACCTGGTGGCCGCCTGCCGTAGCCACGGCGTGCCGCTGTTCCTGGTCAATGCGCGGCTGTCCGAGAAGTCGTATCGCGGATACGCGCGGCTGCGCCCGCTGGTGGCACCGGCGTTCGGCGCGTTCGCCGGCGTGCTGGCGCAGCACGAGGACGATGCAGCCCGGCTCAGGAGCCTGGGGGCGCGCGAGGTGCAGGTGATCGGCAACCTCAAGTTCGACAACCTGCCGGCACCCGAGCTGGTCGCGCGCGGGCAGGCATGGCGCGCTGCCCTGGGCGGCCGTCCGGTGTTGTTGCTGGCCTCCAGCCGCGACGGCGAGGAGGCGCTGTTGCTCGATGCGCTGGCACGCACGGCGCTGCCCGATGCGTTGCTGATCGTGATCGTGCCGCGGCATCCGCAGCGCTTCGATGCAGTGGCCGGGTTGCTGGCGGCACGCGGGCTGACCACGCTGCGGCGCAGTGGCTGGGATGGCGCAAGCACACCGGCGGCCACGGTGCTGCTGGGCGACAGCATGGGCGAGATGACCGCGTGGTATGCACTGGCCGACGTGGCGATCATGGGCGGCTCGCTGCTCGACTTCGGCTGCCAGAACCTGATCGAGGCATGCGCAGTCGGCGCCCCGGTGCTGCTGGGCCCCTCGACCTACAACTTTGCCGAAGTGGCGCGCGCGGCGCTTGGCGTCGGCTGCGCCTGGCAGGGGCAGGATGCCGATGCCGTGGCGGCCCGGGCCCTGCAGCTGCTCCGCGATCCGGCACAGTGCGCGGGCATGCGCGAGGCCGGCCTTGCCTTTGCCGGCGCCCATCGCGGCGCCACCATGCGCGTGCTCGAACGCCTGCCGACGCCTTGA
- the waaC gene encoding lipopolysaccharide heptosyltransferase I produces the protein MSRILLVRLSSMGDVIHAMPAVTDLARALPGVQLDWVVEEGFQALPALHPAVQRVIPFSLRRWRGERWRGVLREWRAFRGALREARYDLVLDVQGLIKSALVAKVARGPVAGYDFDSAREGPATLCYDRRYTVTKARHAILRVRALAAAALDYTPASTVDYGLPCPDMALPWLPVQPYAVLLTATSRADKEWSEANWIALGTRLAGMGIACVLPWGSAAEQQRAMRLAAAIPGALAAPRLSLTEAAAVLAGARVVVGVDTGLVHLAAAMATPTVAIFSASDPAKTGVLASTYAVNLGMRGAAPEVDAVWQTVLTGMRR, from the coding sequence ATGTCCAGAATTCTGCTCGTTCGTCTGTCTTCGATGGGCGATGTCATCCATGCCATGCCGGCGGTCACCGACCTGGCACGCGCCTTGCCGGGCGTACAGCTCGACTGGGTGGTGGAGGAAGGTTTCCAGGCCCTGCCGGCACTTCATCCAGCGGTGCAGCGGGTGATTCCGTTCTCGCTGCGGCGCTGGCGCGGCGAGCGCTGGCGCGGTGTGCTGCGCGAGTGGCGGGCATTCCGCGGCGCACTGCGCGAAGCCCGGTACGACCTGGTGCTGGACGTGCAGGGCCTGATCAAGAGCGCGCTGGTGGCCAAGGTGGCCCGCGGCCCGGTGGCGGGCTACGACTTCGACAGCGCGCGCGAGGGCCCGGCCACGCTGTGCTATGACCGGCGCTACACGGTGACGAAGGCACGGCACGCGATCCTGCGGGTACGCGCACTCGCAGCCGCGGCGCTGGACTACACCCCGGCCAGCACGGTCGACTATGGCCTGCCCTGTCCGGACATGGCCTTGCCGTGGCTGCCGGTGCAGCCCTACGCGGTGTTGCTGACCGCCACCAGCCGCGCGGACAAGGAATGGTCCGAGGCGAACTGGATCGCGCTGGGCACGCGCTTGGCCGGCATGGGCATCGCCTGCGTGCTGCCATGGGGCTCGGCCGCGGAACAGCAGCGCGCGATGCGGCTGGCGGCGGCCATTCCGGGCGCGCTGGCCGCGCCGCGTCTCTCGCTGACCGAGGCGGCGGCAGTGCTGGCGGGCGCCAGGGTGGTGGTCGGGGTCGATACCGGACTGGTGCATCTGGCCGCGGCGATGGCCACCCCCACGGTGGCGATCTTCAGCGCCTCCGATCCGGCCAAGACCGGCGTGCTGGCATCCACCTATGCGGTCAACCTGGGGATGCGCGGTGCGGCGCCCGAAGTCGACGCGGTATGGCAGACAGTACTGACAGGCATGCGCCGATGA
- a CDS encoding GGDEF domain-containing protein, translating into MPDVSTLPVWIAALGWLVAAVALAGWRRGTAAARQWRERFEAQQGRDPLTGLANRAAFLERAEHEVNRSQRAGHALSVLLVDIDGMRQLNSRYGHRGGDLALLHVIDACRRAVRDFDVIGRFSGQEVALLLPDTVREGALRVVERIHEQVAASPVALSDGRSFTVQVTAGVAELISEVEDAEDLLLLADGSLRRNRQRRAAQAQPPAG; encoded by the coding sequence ATGCCTGATGTCTCGACCTTGCCTGTCTGGATTGCCGCGCTGGGCTGGCTGGTGGCCGCCGTGGCGCTTGCCGGCTGGCGACGTGGCACCGCGGCGGCACGGCAGTGGCGCGAACGCTTCGAAGCGCAGCAGGGACGGGATCCGCTCACCGGCCTGGCCAACCGTGCCGCCTTCCTGGAGCGGGCCGAGCACGAGGTCAACCGCAGCCAGCGTGCCGGCCATGCGTTGTCGGTCCTGCTGGTCGATATCGATGGCATGCGCCAGCTCAATTCCCGCTATGGGCACCGCGGCGGCGATCTGGCGCTGTTGCATGTGATTGACGCCTGCCGGCGCGCGGTGCGCGACTTCGACGTGATCGGGCGCTTCTCGGGGCAGGAGGTGGCGCTGCTGCTGCCTGACACCGTGCGCGAGGGCGCATTGCGGGTGGTCGAGCGTATCCACGAGCAGGTGGCCGCCAGTCCGGTGGCACTGAGCGATGGCCGCAGCTTCACCGTGCAGGTGACCGCGGGCGTTGCCGAGCTGATCAGCGAAGTGGAGGACGCCGAGGATCTGCTGCTGCTGGCCGATGGCTCGCTGCGGCGCAACCGGCAGCGCCGCGCCGCGCAGGCTCAGCCGCCGGCGGGCTGA
- the cobU gene encoding bifunctional adenosylcobinamide kinase/adenosylcobinamide-phosphate guanylyltransferase: MPHLITGGARSGKSRYAEQLALAHPGPVVYLATARRTDDAEFTARIAEHQARRPASWHTVEPGETLAQALCRAAAPQRLLLVDCLTLWLARFCEQETPDAGRYAGERAALLAALPTLPGSTLLVSNEIGWGVVPLGAATRWFVDELGRLNQAVAACCKQVTLVACGLPLPLKPARQPAGG, encoded by the coding sequence ATGCCGCATCTCATCACCGGCGGTGCCCGCTCGGGCAAGAGCCGCTACGCCGAACAACTCGCCCTCGCCCATCCGGGACCGGTTGTCTATCTCGCCACAGCGCGTCGTACCGATGATGCCGAATTCACCGCGCGCATCGCCGAGCATCAGGCGCGGCGGCCGGCATCCTGGCACACCGTCGAACCGGGCGAAACGCTGGCACAGGCACTGTGCCGGGCGGCCGCGCCGCAACGGCTGTTGCTGGTCGATTGCCTGACGCTGTGGCTGGCCCGATTCTGTGAGCAGGAAACCCCGGACGCCGGGCGCTATGCCGGCGAACGCGCCGCATTGCTCGCAGCGTTGCCGACGCTGCCCGGCAGTACGCTGCTGGTCAGCAACGAAATCGGCTGGGGCGTGGTGCCGCTCGGTGCGGCGACCCGCTGGTTCGTCGATGAGTTGGGCCGGCTCAATCAGGCGGTGGCCGCGTGCTGCAAACAGGTGACGCTGGTCGCCTGCGGGCTGCCGCTGCCGCTCAAACCCGCGCGTCAGCCCGCCGGCGGCTGA
- the cobT gene encoding nicotinate-nucleotide--dimethylbenzimidazole phosphoribosyltransferase produces MSIDTAAGLAAQARQQQLTKPPGSLGRLETLAVWLADRLGQPVPPRLKPAIAVFAADHGVAAEGVSAFPPEVTGQMVANFVAGGAAISVLAAEHGAALTVVDVGVAHPIPDVPQRRAQLISRPVRAGTRNLLYEPALRPEECDAAWQIGAAVATRLAEDGHTLLIGGEMGIANTTAAAALVCAYTGAVPEEIVGRGTGVDEGAYGRKIAVVNAALARVRAGGDPGPRGWLAEVGGLEIAALAGFYSAAAAAGVPVLLDGFISTAAALAAMRSAPQVGRWLLAGHVSAETGHRRALAALGLVPLLDLELRLGEASGAAVALPLLQAALALHRGMATFAEAGVAAGAVP; encoded by the coding sequence ATGTCGATCGACACCGCCGCCGGGCTTGCCGCCCAGGCGCGCCAGCAGCAACTGACCAAGCCTCCCGGCAGCCTTGGCCGGCTGGAAACGCTGGCTGTCTGGCTGGCCGACCGCCTCGGTCAACCGGTCCCGCCGCGGCTCAAGCCGGCCATTGCGGTGTTCGCCGCCGACCATGGCGTCGCCGCCGAAGGCGTATCGGCGTTTCCACCCGAGGTGACCGGGCAGATGGTGGCCAATTTCGTGGCCGGGGGCGCAGCCATCAGCGTGCTGGCCGCCGAGCATGGCGCGGCACTGACAGTGGTCGACGTCGGCGTCGCGCATCCGATTCCTGATGTGCCGCAGCGCCGGGCCCAGCTGATCAGCCGTCCGGTGCGCGCCGGTACCCGCAATCTGCTGTACGAGCCCGCGCTGCGCCCCGAGGAGTGCGATGCTGCCTGGCAGATCGGCGCCGCCGTCGCCACCCGGTTGGCCGAGGACGGCCACACGCTCCTGATCGGCGGGGAGATGGGCATCGCCAACACCACCGCTGCCGCGGCGCTGGTCTGTGCCTATACCGGCGCCGTTCCCGAGGAGATCGTGGGGCGCGGCACCGGGGTCGATGAAGGCGCCTACGGACGCAAGATCGCAGTGGTGAACGCGGCGCTGGCCCGGGTACGCGCCGGTGGCGACCCGGGCCCGCGCGGTTGGCTGGCCGAAGTGGGTGGACTGGAAATCGCTGCGCTCGCCGGTTTCTACAGCGCGGCGGCGGCGGCTGGGGTGCCAGTGCTGCTGGATGGTTTCATCAGCACCGCAGCCGCGCTGGCGGCGATGCGCAGCGCGCCGCAGGTGGGGCGCTGGCTGCTGGCTGGCCATGTCTCGGCCGAAACGGGCCACCGCCGCGCATTGGCGGCGCTGGGGCTTGTGCCGTTGCTGGATCTGGAGCTGCGGCTGGGCGAGGCCAGTGGTGCCGCCGTGGCGCTGCCGCTGCTGCAGGCCGCGCTGGCGTTGCATCGTGGCATGGCCACGTTCGCCGAAGCGGGCGTCGCCGCCGGAGCGGTGCCATGA
- a CDS encoding histidine phosphatase family protein: MSAFRLSLLRHGETEESATRLLGQYDAALTPEGWRQLHLRWRGIERYEVTALASSDLIRCAAFARERTATLGVPLTVHAGWRECHFGVLDGRLRDSLSAEEAGALHEWQRAPEYASLPGGETWHGFQARVQRTTEQWLIDSEGGHRVLLTHGGVIRALLVGWLGMPANRHAQFWINHAACVSLWWDDGYPPILLGIDNTLPTLAGP; encoded by the coding sequence ATGAGTGCCTTCCGGCTCTCGCTGCTGCGGCATGGTGAAACCGAGGAAAGCGCCACCCGCTTGCTGGGACAGTACGACGCCGCGCTCACCCCTGAAGGATGGCGCCAGCTGCACCTGCGCTGGCGCGGGATCGAGCGGTACGAAGTGACTGCCCTTGCCAGTTCGGATCTGATCCGCTGCGCCGCTTTTGCTCGCGAGCGCACCGCGACGCTGGGCGTTCCGCTGACCGTGCACGCCGGCTGGCGCGAATGCCATTTCGGCGTACTGGACGGCCGGTTGCGCGACAGCCTGAGCGCCGAAGAGGCCGGGGCGCTGCATGAATGGCAGCGTGCACCGGAATACGCCAGCCTGCCCGGGGGCGAGACATGGCATGGCTTTCAGGCGCGCGTCCAGCGCACCACCGAGCAATGGTTGATCGACAGCGAAGGCGGGCATCGCGTGCTGCTCACCCATGGCGGTGTGATCCGTGCCCTGCTGGTCGGCTGGCTTGGCATGCCGGCCAATCGCCACGCACAGTTCTGGATCAACCATGCTGCCTGCGTCAGCCTGTGGTGGGATGACGGCTACCCGCCCATCCTGCTGGGCATCGACAACACCTTGCCCACGCTGGCCGGCCCATGA
- the cobS gene encoding adenosylcobinamide-GDP ribazoletransferase, whose protein sequence is MSRGLAMCWREAVLAIQFLTRLPTPQWPDFDPMALARAVRWFPAVGLLLGSLIVAAARLGTDIDPWLGALAVLLAWVALTGALHLDGLADLCDALGAAHRDPQRLLAVMKDPHLGSFGVLALLLQCCAKLVLALLLVRAGAWPVLLLAPAWARWGVFAWQLLPPLAPGMAERFAWHRPPHAPWGWAVALAALSAWLAPVLLLAPLAVLGYHCWLARRLGGVSGDCLGAGIELTETALLVSAVVAAAL, encoded by the coding sequence ATGAGCCGTGGCCTTGCCATGTGCTGGCGCGAAGCAGTGTTGGCGATTCAGTTCCTGACCCGGTTGCCGACCCCGCAGTGGCCGGATTTCGACCCCATGGCGCTGGCGCGTGCCGTACGCTGGTTCCCGGCCGTGGGACTGCTGCTGGGCAGCCTGATCGTGGCTGCTGCGCGGCTGGGCACGGACATCGACCCATGGCTGGGGGCGTTGGCCGTATTGCTGGCCTGGGTCGCGCTCACCGGCGCGCTGCATCTGGACGGGCTGGCCGACCTGTGCGACGCCCTTGGTGCCGCGCATCGCGATCCACAGCGGCTGCTGGCGGTGATGAAGGACCCTCACCTTGGCAGTTTCGGGGTGCTGGCCTTGCTGTTGCAATGCTGCGCCAAGCTGGTGTTGGCGTTGCTGCTGGTGCGCGCCGGCGCGTGGCCGGTGCTGCTGCTGGCGCCGGCCTGGGCGCGCTGGGGCGTGTTCGCCTGGCAATTGCTGCCACCGCTGGCGCCGGGAATGGCCGAGCGGTTCGCCTGGCATCGGCCGCCGCACGCGCCTTGGGGTTGGGCGGTGGCGCTTGCCGCCCTGTCGGCCTGGCTTGCGCCGGTGCTGCTGTTGGCGCCGCTCGCGGTACTGGGCTACCACTGCTGGCTGGCGCGGCGGCTGGGCGGCGTTTCGGGCGATTGCCTGGGGGCCGGCATCGAGCTGACGGAGACCGCGCTGCTGGTCTCGGCCGTGGTGGCGGCGGCGTTATAA
- a CDS encoding NAD-dependent succinate-semialdehyde dehydrogenase, with amino-acid sequence MSFSSALLHQDAFIEGRWHPAAARFPVHDPATGECLAQVARGDRASARLAIDAAERALPAWRATPAKARATLLRRWYELMVAHSEEIATLLTREQGKPLAEARGEVLYAASFIEWFAEEARRIAGDVLEHPQADRRILVLKQSVGVCAAITPWNFPAAMIARKAGAALAAGCTMVVKPASQTPLTALAMAALANEAGLPAGIFNVVPGPAGEVGAELAENPQVRKLSFTGSTAVGRKLMAQCAPTLKKLSLELGGNAPFIVFDDADVDAAVEGALAAKYRNSGQTCVCANRFYVQRGVYDAFAAKLAERVAMLKVGNGLEAGVEQGPLIDEAALAKVQEHVADAQALGARVLCGGRALGGTWYAPTVLADVRADAQITREETFGPVAALVRFKEEREAVALANASEYGLAAYFYGRDLGRVFRVAEALEYGMVGVNTGLFSNEVGPFGGIKQSGFGREGSKYGLTEYLELKYLCLGL; translated from the coding sequence ATGTCTTTCTCATCCGCATTGCTGCATCAGGATGCCTTCATCGAGGGTCGCTGGCATCCGGCCGCGGCGCGTTTCCCGGTACACGATCCGGCCACCGGCGAGTGCCTGGCACAGGTGGCCCGCGGTGACCGGGCATCGGCCCGGCTGGCGATCGATGCGGCCGAACGGGCGCTGCCCGCCTGGCGGGCGACGCCGGCCAAGGCGCGCGCGACGCTGCTGCGCCGCTGGTACGAGCTGATGGTCGCGCATAGCGAGGAGATCGCCACGTTGCTGACGCGTGAGCAAGGCAAACCGCTTGCCGAGGCGCGCGGCGAAGTGCTTTACGCCGCAAGCTTCATCGAATGGTTTGCCGAAGAGGCACGCCGTATCGCCGGCGACGTGCTGGAACACCCTCAGGCCGACCGGCGCATCCTGGTGCTCAAGCAGTCGGTCGGGGTCTGCGCGGCGATCACGCCATGGAATTTCCCGGCAGCCATGATCGCGCGCAAGGCGGGGGCGGCGCTGGCCGCCGGCTGCACCATGGTGGTCAAGCCGGCCAGCCAGACCCCGCTGACCGCGTTGGCCATGGCGGCGCTTGCCAATGAGGCCGGCCTGCCCGCCGGGATCTTCAACGTGGTGCCCGGCCCTGCCGGCGAGGTCGGTGCCGAGCTCGCCGAAAACCCCCAGGTACGCAAGCTCTCGTTCACCGGCTCCACCGCAGTCGGCCGCAAGCTGATGGCCCAATGCGCGCCGACGCTGAAGAAACTGTCGCTGGAGCTGGGCGGCAATGCGCCGTTCATTGTGTTCGATGACGCGGATGTGGATGCGGCGGTGGAGGGCGCACTGGCCGCCAAGTACCGCAACAGCGGGCAGACCTGCGTCTGTGCCAACCGCTTCTATGTCCAGCGGGGCGTGTACGACGCCTTCGCCGCCAAGCTGGCCGAGCGGGTGGCCATGCTCAAGGTGGGCAACGGCCTGGAGGCCGGCGTGGAACAGGGGCCGCTGATCGACGAGGCGGCACTGGCCAAGGTGCAGGAGCACGTGGCCGACGCCCAGGCGCTGGGCGCCCGCGTGCTGTGCGGGGGGCGGGCATTGGGCGGCACGTGGTACGCCCCGACGGTGTTGGCCGATGTGCGCGCCGATGCGCAGATCACCCGCGAAGAGACCTTCGGCCCGGTGGCGGCCTTGGTGCGCTTTAAGGAGGAGCGCGAGGCGGTCGCGCTTGCCAATGCCAGCGAATATGGCCTTGCCGCCTACTTCTACGGCCGCGATCTGGGCCGGGTGTTCCGCGTGGCCGAAGCACTGGAATACGGCATGGTCGGGGTCAACACCGGCCTGTTCAGCAACGAGGTGGGGCCGTTCGGTGGCATCAAGCAAAGCGGCTTTGGCCGTGAAGGCTCCAAGTACGGCCTGACCGAGTACCTGGAGCTCAAATACCTCTGCCTGGGGCTGTGA
- a CDS encoding undecaprenyl-diphosphate phosphatase, giving the protein MDILLLLKSLIMGLVEGVTEFLPISSTGHLILTAQLLDFLSKEKRDVYEIFIQLGAMLAVVWEYRAKLGRTLGVGVRRPGSERNLLLAVLIAFIPAATLGKLFNEQIKAVLFHPVPVAIAFIVGGFIILWAEKREHTVTVREVDDLSLLDALKVGLCQCFALIPGTSRSGATIIGGLFFGLSRKAATEFSFFLGIPTLGAASLYSLYKHRHVLDAGDTGVFAVGFIASFVFAFIAIRALIRYVSSHTFIPFAWYRIGFGVLVLATAWTGLIDWSV; this is encoded by the coding sequence ATGGATATCCTGCTGTTGCTGAAGTCGTTGATCATGGGCCTGGTCGAGGGTGTGACCGAGTTTCTGCCGATCTCAAGCACGGGCCACCTGATCCTGACCGCCCAGCTGCTGGACTTCCTGTCCAAGGAAAAGCGGGACGTCTACGAGATCTTCATCCAGCTCGGTGCCATGCTGGCGGTGGTCTGGGAATACCGCGCCAAGCTGGGACGCACGCTGGGTGTGGGGGTACGCCGGCCTGGCAGCGAGCGCAATCTGCTGCTGGCAGTGCTGATCGCGTTCATCCCGGCCGCCACCCTCGGCAAACTGTTCAACGAGCAGATCAAGGCCGTGCTGTTCCACCCGGTGCCGGTGGCGATTGCATTCATCGTGGGCGGCTTCATCATTCTGTGGGCCGAGAAACGCGAGCACACGGTCACGGTACGGGAGGTCGACGATCTGTCGCTGCTGGATGCGCTCAAGGTGGGCCTGTGCCAATGCTTCGCCCTGATTCCCGGCACCAGCCGGTCCGGCGCAACCATCATCGGCGGGCTGTTCTTCGGGTTGTCGCGCAAGGCGGCGACCGAGTTCTCGTTCTTCCTCGGCATCCCGACGCTGGGCGCCGCCTCGCTGTACAGCCTATACAAGCATCGCCACGTGCTCGATGCGGGCGACACCGGCGTGTTCGCCGTCGGTTTCATCGCCTCGTTCGTCTTCGCGTTCATTGCGATCCGGGCGCTGATCCGCTACGTCTCCAGCCACACCTTCATTCCGTTCGCCTGGTATCGCATCGGTTTCGGGGTGCTGGTGCTTGCCACCGCCTGGACCGGCCTGATCGACTGGTCGGTCTAG